The following coding sequences lie in one bacterium genomic window:
- a CDS encoding DUF190 domain-containing protein, translated as MHTAKILRLSSDLPIVVEIVDTIEKIESFLPVIDEAATEGLATVEKVDVRFYRGGSGGA; from the coding sequence CTGCACACGGCGAAGATCCTGCGCTTGTCCTCGGACCTTCCGATCGTGGTGGAGATTGTCGACACGATCGAGAAGATCGAGTCCTTCCTCCCGGTCATAGACGAGGCCGCCACCGAGGGCCTGGCGACCGTAGAGAAGGTCGACGTGCGCTTCTATCGGGGCGGCTCGGGCGGAGCCTGA